A region of Paenibacillus thiaminolyticus DNA encodes the following proteins:
- a CDS encoding DUF4261 domain-containing protein, whose translation MTAQQQAAMNSMIEWLADEHELGRNPSKIEIAGEFDLHNMHYYIFKYKKTMLGKWLLGVCGGYETPPDTEHCGHVFSEMQPYDPDTAKQKAIAMVEMIREYWMQQAAAFEAEQAQSDPAEPKKESSGLFNGFVLLNSSECDLEKIKANLLQDWNISCPSGENSEEEREGILVCEVEGFTLAVSFVDAPVPDGEAEHYAQGNYLWPEAAEITKTHVAQLILAVFTRSGSPLDSGRMYTKLAASCLKLPNAIGLYSSGTVYQPEFFVELAEMMKADDEFPLLNLVYFGLVGTETGVSGYTIGLEHFGKDEIEVLDSQATPAELRNFLIDISAYVVEQDITLRDGETIGFTAEQKLPITRSEGVYVNGDSLKIEF comes from the coding sequence ATGACAGCCCAACAACAGGCGGCAATGAACTCTATGATAGAATGGCTGGCTGATGAACATGAACTCGGCCGCAATCCGAGCAAGATTGAGATCGCAGGTGAATTCGATCTGCACAACATGCACTATTACATATTCAAGTACAAAAAGACAATGCTCGGAAAATGGCTTCTTGGCGTCTGCGGCGGCTACGAAACTCCACCTGACACGGAGCATTGCGGCCATGTGTTCAGTGAGATGCAGCCCTATGATCCGGATACCGCGAAGCAGAAAGCGATTGCGATGGTCGAAATGATCCGCGAGTATTGGATGCAGCAAGCGGCAGCATTTGAGGCAGAGCAAGCTCAATCTGACCCTGCCGAACCGAAAAAGGAATCATCCGGCCTTTTTAACGGTTTCGTGCTGCTGAATTCTTCGGAATGCGATCTTGAAAAGATCAAGGCGAATCTGCTCCAAGACTGGAACATTTCCTGTCCATCGGGTGAAAACTCCGAGGAAGAAAGGGAGGGAATCCTCGTCTGCGAGGTGGAAGGCTTCACCTTGGCCGTAAGCTTTGTCGATGCTCCTGTGCCGGACGGCGAAGCAGAGCATTACGCGCAAGGCAATTACCTTTGGCCGGAGGCCGCGGAGATCACCAAAACGCATGTGGCCCAGCTCATATTGGCTGTATTTACCCGCTCCGGCTCCCCGCTGGATAGCGGAAGAATGTATACTAAGCTAGCCGCCAGCTGCTTAAAGCTCCCGAATGCAATCGGGCTTTATTCATCCGGCACCGTCTACCAGCCTGAATTCTTTGTGGAGCTGGCCGAGATGATGAAGGCGGATGACGAATTTCCTTTACTAAATCTGGTTTATTTTGGCCTTGTCGGAACGGAAACAGGGGTGAGCGGATATACAATCGGGCTGGAGCATTTCGGCAAGGACGAAATCGAAGTGCTGGACAGTCAGGCAACCCCTGCCGAGCTGCGCAACTTCCTGATTGATATTTCCGCTTATGTCGTAGAACAGGACATCACTTTACGAGATGGCGAAACGATCGGGTTCACGGCTGAACAAAAGCTGCCGATTACCCGTTCTGAAGGCGTATATGTCAACGGAGATAGCCTTAAAATCGAATTTTAA
- a CDS encoding TerD family protein, whose product MQNEIYLRRSRKVIVVPEQSKLPDAQLATAMKNIAALGFTCSPALLAALRTLSEVSFFRWYKLLIHSLKKLVGAHVAYRPMYPNFPEQVMEASDAELYLNAWYHYVTNEVPEMESITRELFRGKTKLEMIELGSEEHFRQLMRELMQANTSISDTDRQDLAWVIEHDHDIDALLPDAIPHKEQVGFIVAALLRGGKADVTRIERYVRTATDVLRLAVAWSNGDVSLAASTSFRKFTRAERRLLLGLLEQSSHPVEDMLRYRDRWVRLGEILHPSEYKSRYPRTQEAFDVLRNNRPYATFGHRVEEALRYCDTDQAVEQLLERPGEFARRLDHLLRLEGAEAAWIASFFASVADRVATSVLLQVMTHFKYRQYANELRLFFPKGNVAKAFSLPDTRPPVVPDACAAVVETCEKALVARFAKLPGLGKVYLDPQMQNYMVPFSQRSASKSLRTLVRGSKLAMPAGETIRFFLWWKEGVTDGKATGRTDIDLSAVLYDGAWNYKEHISYTNVRSARYKAAHSGDIVSAPHGACEFIDIDIPSVLKYGGRYIVASLHSFTGQAYSELPECFAGWMMRQHPNSGEVFEPATVVDRLDLTANTQIAIPAILDLAERTVIWCDLALTRNPQFYNNVEGHQTGMVAMGKAMTTAAKPNLYELFRLHALARGQLVEREEEAQTVFSVQRGITPFDMEEIMGSFLAS is encoded by the coding sequence ATGCAGAACGAGATTTATTTGCGCAGAAGCCGAAAAGTAATCGTGGTGCCGGAACAATCCAAGCTTCCGGACGCGCAGTTGGCGACGGCAATGAAAAATATAGCGGCACTCGGTTTCACCTGCTCTCCCGCCCTGCTTGCGGCTCTTCGCACGCTGTCGGAGGTTTCGTTTTTCAGATGGTACAAATTATTGATCCATAGCTTGAAAAAGCTCGTCGGCGCGCATGTTGCCTATCGGCCGATGTATCCGAATTTCCCGGAGCAAGTCATGGAAGCAAGCGATGCCGAGTTATATTTGAATGCATGGTATCACTATGTGACCAATGAAGTGCCGGAGATGGAGTCGATCACTCGGGAACTTTTTCGGGGCAAGACGAAGCTGGAAATGATCGAGCTCGGCAGCGAGGAGCACTTCCGCCAGCTCATGCGTGAGCTGATGCAGGCGAATACGTCCATCTCGGACACGGACCGACAGGATCTGGCCTGGGTCATTGAGCATGATCATGACATTGACGCATTATTGCCGGACGCGATCCCGCATAAGGAGCAGGTCGGCTTTATCGTCGCTGCTTTGCTGCGCGGCGGCAAGGCGGACGTGACTCGCATTGAACGCTATGTGCGGACGGCGACAGACGTGCTGCGTCTGGCGGTTGCCTGGTCGAATGGCGATGTCAGCCTAGCCGCGAGCACGTCCTTCCGCAAGTTCACGCGGGCAGAACGGCGGTTGCTGCTTGGCTTGCTGGAGCAATCCTCGCACCCGGTCGAAGATATGCTTCGCTACCGCGACCGCTGGGTGCGCCTTGGCGAGATCTTGCATCCTTCGGAATATAAGAGCCGTTATCCGCGCACTCAGGAAGCGTTCGATGTACTGCGCAACAATCGGCCTTATGCGACTTTTGGCCATCGTGTAGAGGAGGCGCTGCGCTATTGCGATACCGATCAGGCCGTGGAGCAACTATTGGAGCGGCCGGGCGAGTTTGCCCGGCGCTTGGATCATCTGCTGCGTCTGGAAGGAGCGGAGGCCGCCTGGATTGCATCGTTTTTTGCATCGGTAGCGGATCGGGTGGCGACATCGGTCTTGCTGCAGGTGATGACGCATTTCAAGTATCGCCAGTATGCCAATGAACTGCGGCTGTTCTTCCCGAAAGGCAATGTGGCCAAAGCGTTCTCCTTACCGGATACACGGCCTCCCGTCGTGCCGGACGCATGCGCTGCCGTAGTGGAGACTTGCGAGAAGGCGCTGGTCGCTCGCTTCGCCAAGCTGCCTGGTCTTGGCAAGGTCTATCTTGATCCGCAAATGCAGAACTATATGGTGCCTTTCTCCCAGCGTTCCGCCAGCAAATCCTTGCGTACGCTCGTGCGCGGCAGCAAGCTGGCCATGCCGGCAGGGGAGACGATTCGCTTTTTCCTGTGGTGGAAAGAAGGGGTGACCGACGGAAAGGCGACAGGCCGCACCGATATCGATCTCTCTGCCGTCTTGTATGATGGCGCCTGGAATTACAAGGAGCATATCTCGTATACGAATGTGAGGTCCGCGCGCTATAAGGCGGCCCATAGCGGCGATATCGTATCGGCCCCGCATGGCGCTTGCGAATTCATCGATATCGACATCCCCTCTGTCCTCAAGTACGGCGGTCGATATATTGTGGCCTCGCTGCATTCCTTCACGGGGCAAGCATATAGCGAACTGCCGGAATGCTTCGCTGGCTGGATGATGCGTCAGCATCCGAATTCGGGGGAAGTATTCGAGCCGGCGACCGTCGTTGATCGCCTTGATTTGACGGCCAACACGCAGATTGCCATTCCGGCTATACTCGATTTGGCGGAGCGCACCGTCATTTGGTGCGATCTGGCGTTGACCCGCAATCCTCAATTCTATAACAATGTGGAAGGACATCAGACGGGAATGGTCGCCATGGGCAAAGCGATGACTACGGCAGCCAAGCCGAATCTGTATGAGTTGTTCCGGCTGCATGCGCTGGCACGCGGACAGCTTGTCGAGCGGGAAGAGGAGGCGCAGACCGTATTTTCGGTCCAGCGCGGAATCACTCCGTTCGATATGGAAGAGATTATGGGATCGTTCCTGGCTTCGTAG
- a CDS encoding aldo/keto reductase, with protein sequence MTQKTRIGKTDLWVNPIGLGANAVGGHNIHPNLNDETGKEVVRTAFDQGIDFVDTAFIYGPERSEQLIGEVMKEKGNRSDIVIATKGAHKFVDGKVEIDNSPAFLTAAVENSLRRLQTDYIDLFYIHFPDEQTPKDEAVGTLKKLKDEGKIRAIGVSNFTIDQLREANKDGCVDVIQDEYNLIKRDKERDLLPYAAENGISFIPYFPLASGLLGGKYTKDSQFMDGRANSPMFQGEAFAANLEKVEQIRQIAEAKQAEVAHVVLAWYLTRDAIDALIPGAKRPDQVLNNLKTLSVRLTPEEIERIDKIFKA encoded by the coding sequence ATGACGCAGAAGACGCGCATCGGCAAGACGGACTTATGGGTTAATCCGATTGGGCTTGGCGCCAACGCGGTCGGGGGACATAACATTCACCCGAACTTGAACGATGAGACAGGCAAGGAGGTCGTCCGTACTGCCTTCGATCAGGGCATCGACTTTGTGGACACGGCGTTCATCTATGGGCCGGAGCGCTCCGAGCAGCTTATTGGCGAGGTGATGAAGGAGAAGGGCAACCGTTCGGACATCGTGATCGCCACCAAGGGGGCGCATAAGTTCGTGGACGGCAAGGTGGAGATCGACAACTCCCCCGCCTTCCTTACCGCTGCCGTAGAGAACAGCCTGCGGCGTCTTCAGACCGACTACATCGACTTGTTCTACATTCACTTTCCGGACGAACAGACGCCGAAGGACGAGGCCGTTGGCACGCTGAAGAAGCTGAAGGACGAGGGGAAAATTCGGGCGATCGGCGTATCCAACTTCACCATCGACCAATTGCGGGAAGCGAATAAGGACGGCTGCGTCGACGTCATCCAGGACGAATACAACCTGATCAAGCGCGACAAAGAGCGTGATCTTCTTCCTTATGCGGCGGAGAACGGCATTTCATTCATCCCTTATTTCCCTCTGGCGTCAGGCTTGCTGGGCGGCAAGTACACGAAGGATTCACAGTTCATGGACGGACGCGCCAACAGTCCGATGTTCCAGGGCGAGGCGTTCGCCGCGAATCTGGAGAAAGTCGAGCAAATCCGGCAGATAGCGGAGGCGAAGCAGGCCGAAGTGGCCCATGTCGTGCTGGCCTGGTATTTGACGCGGGACGCTATCGACGCACTCATCCCGGGCGCCAAGCGGCCGGATCAGGTGCTGAACAACCTGAAGACCTTATCCGTTCGGCTGACTCCGGAGGAGATCGAGCGGATCGATAAGATTTTCAAAGCATAA
- a CDS encoding helix-turn-helix domain-containing protein — protein MAQILSIGELIQCHRYNRGMTLAQLSELTGIHKGTISKIENGNVKRPEYKTIRPLADSLQIPLETLVELHITVDKRADTLLFVLQDVIQHSGTAELVTKVGRKFLESPSDDSHALVERLYDFAGHVENKEIQFALYQLIVDYSRDHGIMPFLARGLFQVYLIERDDFTRLRAVYESGKHIVQYAQSLTSEDRVTLYYKLGVHALNLCLYQQSIELCLHVLREADANNWYYINALGIIRDSYFYIENYEKSEYYSRLYSQYDYPHIKTYSILMTASLNAKKGNTEVAIEQFTSFLKTCNRDDALLAMNQLMKIYLRENRLEETEQLLSYPVCPLSISTNNPNIILQLGTYYYHRAEYFVAVGDLQKGISDFLESALHFSRVNNTDKEKECINNIVRSHLQQNVGISISTLEKLNKYYELSVAKD, from the coding sequence ATGGCACAAATATTGTCCATTGGTGAATTAATACAATGTCACAGATACAATAGAGGCATGACGTTAGCGCAATTGTCAGAGCTGACAGGCATACATAAAGGGACCATCTCCAAAATTGAAAACGGTAACGTGAAAAGACCGGAATATAAGACCATCCGTCCGCTTGCAGACTCATTGCAGATCCCGCTAGAGACTTTAGTCGAACTGCACATCACCGTGGACAAGAGGGCTGACACCCTACTATTTGTGTTGCAGGACGTGATTCAGCATTCGGGCACTGCCGAGCTGGTGACTAAAGTAGGCAGAAAATTTTTAGAATCACCCAGTGACGATAGTCACGCCTTGGTGGAACGGCTTTATGACTTCGCGGGCCACGTAGAAAATAAGGAGATTCAATTCGCCCTATATCAACTCATTGTTGACTATTCTCGCGATCATGGCATCATGCCTTTTCTGGCTAGGGGATTATTCCAAGTGTATCTTATCGAGAGGGATGACTTTACCAGGCTCAGAGCGGTTTATGAGAGCGGCAAGCATATCGTTCAGTACGCCCAATCTTTAACCAGCGAAGACAGAGTCACTTTGTATTACAAATTAGGTGTTCATGCATTAAATTTATGTCTGTACCAGCAAAGTATTGAACTCTGTCTCCATGTTCTTCGTGAAGCAGATGCAAACAATTGGTATTACATAAATGCGCTTGGCATAATTCGTGATTCTTACTTCTATATAGAGAACTACGAAAAGTCTGAATATTACTCTCGACTCTATTCACAATACGACTATCCTCATATTAAGACATATTCAATTCTTATGACAGCATCGCTCAACGCAAAAAAGGGAAACACTGAAGTAGCTATCGAACAGTTTACATCATTTTTGAAAACATGCAATCGGGATGATGCTCTTCTGGCAATGAATCAATTAATGAAAATATATTTGCGGGAAAATCGATTGGAAGAAACGGAACAACTGCTTTCATATCCAGTATGCCCGCTATCTATCAGTACAAATAATCCCAATATTATCTTGCAGCTAGGTACATACTATTATCATCGAGCTGAATATTTTGTTGCCGTAGGCGATCTTCAAAAAGGAATATCTGATTTCTTAGAGAGTGCGTTACATTTTTCGAGAGTCAATAATACCGATAAAGAAAAAGAATGCATTAATAACATCGTCCGTAGCCATTTACAACAAAATGTTGGAATTTCAATATCAACATTAGAAAAGTTGAATAAGTATTACGAACTCAGCGTAGCTAAAGACTGA
- a CDS encoding aspartyl-phosphate phosphatase Spo0E family protein, whose product MYNDDILHKINGLRQKLIHIANQKGKFTDDEVVQVSQQLDIYILEFQKYYIKQQERVIAKRSS is encoded by the coding sequence GTGTACAATGATGATATTCTCCATAAAATTAACGGACTTCGACAAAAATTGATCCACATTGCCAATCAAAAAGGCAAATTTACGGATGACGAAGTCGTTCAAGTTAGCCAACAGCTAGATATTTACATACTTGAGTTTCAAAAGTATTATATAAAACAACAAGAAAGAGTCATAGCTAAAAGGAGCAGCTAG
- a CDS encoding XRE family transcriptional regulator produces the protein MARLLSIGELIQCYRRNRGMTLAKLSELTGIHKGTISKIENGDVKRPEYKTIRPLADTLQIPLETLVELHITVDKRANTLLFMLQDVIQHSGTAELVAKVGRKFLESPSDDSHALAERLYDFTSNVENKEIQFALYQLIVDYSRDHGIMPFLARGLLQVYLIERDDFTRLRSVYESGKDIIQYAQFLTSEDRVTLYYKLAIHAFNLFLYRQSIELGLHVLREATPDNWFYIHALGILRDSYFRIGDYEKLGYYSSLYAQYDCPQIKANSVLMEAAINSKKGNTDAAVTILTSFLKTCSQDEALLAINQLMKIYLPDNRLVEAERLLAYPIQPQSISTNNPNIISQLAEYYFHRAEYFVAAGDIPKAVSDLLESAWYFSKVNDTDNEKECINKLENLNDALLAKVKELKQKLIHIANQKGKLTDDEVVQVSQQLDNYILELQKYYIKQQEQDIARRSS, from the coding sequence ATGGCACGACTACTGTCCATTGGGGAGTTAATACAATGTTACAGACGCAATAGAGGCATGACGTTAGCGAAATTGTCAGAGTTGACAGGCATACATAAGGGGACCATCTCCAAAATTGAAAACGGTGACGTGAAAAGACCGGAATATAAGACCATCCGTCCGCTTGCAGACACCTTGCAAATCCCGCTAGAGACGTTGGTCGAACTGCACATCACCGTGGACAAGAGGGCAAACACCCTCCTCTTCATGTTGCAGGACGTGATTCAGCATTCGGGCACTGCCGAGCTGGTAGCCAAAGTAGGCAGAAAATTTTTAGAATCCCCTAGTGACGATAGTCACGCCTTGGCGGAACGGCTTTATGACTTCACGAGCAACGTAGAAAATAAGGAGATTCAATTCGCCCTGTATCAACTCATTGTGGACTACTCTCGCGATCACGGCATCATGCCCTTTCTAGCCAGGGGATTACTGCAGGTATACCTTATCGAACGGGACGACTTCACCCGGCTCAGATCGGTTTACGAGAGCGGCAAGGATATCATTCAGTACGCCCAATTTTTAACCAGCGAGGACAGAGTAACTTTGTATTACAAATTGGCGATTCACGCATTCAATTTATTTTTGTACCGGCAAAGCATCGAGCTCGGCCTCCACGTCCTTCGGGAAGCAACCCCAGACAACTGGTTTTACATTCATGCGCTAGGTATATTGCGTGATTCTTATTTTCGCATTGGAGATTACGAAAAGTTGGGATATTATTCAAGCCTCTATGCTCAATATGACTGCCCTCAGATTAAAGCCAATTCAGTGCTCATGGAAGCAGCGATTAATTCTAAGAAGGGGAACACCGATGCCGCTGTCACAATACTTACATCCTTTCTGAAAACATGCAGCCAGGATGAAGCTCTTCTTGCAATCAACCAATTAATGAAAATCTATTTGCCGGACAACCGATTAGTTGAAGCGGAACGATTACTTGCTTACCCAATCCAACCGCAATCCATCAGCACAAACAACCCCAATATCATCTCGCAGTTGGCCGAATACTATTTTCATCGAGCGGAGTATTTCGTTGCCGCTGGCGACATTCCAAAAGCAGTATCAGATCTGCTAGAAAGTGCATGGTACTTCTCTAAGGTGAACGATACTGACAATGAAAAAGAATGCATAAACAAATTAGAAAATTTAAATGATGCACTGTTGGCCAAAGTCAAGGAGCTTAAACAAAAATTAATCCACATTGCCAATCAAAAAGGCAAACTTACCGACGACGAAGTCGTTCAAGTTAGCCAACAGCTAGATAATTACATACTTGAGCTGCAAAAGTATTATATAAAACAACAAGAACAAGACATAGCTAGAAGGAGCAGCTAG
- a CDS encoding cyclase family protein, producing MANSNELINALQRLKEKEWVDLTHTFGPESPHFFAFADAQFTTLFNHDDGFFAQSFTFAGQYGTHLDAPIHFVRNRRYLDELDLKELVLPLVVIDKSKEAEANHDYALSVEDILQFEAEHGTIEAGSFVALRTDWSKRWPEKDAFNNKDADGHNHAPGWSLAALQFLFQERNIKAIGHETFDTDASIDYQKNGALLAEYYVLEQDAYQVELMKNLDKVPATGAIIFNIVPKPEKASGFPVRSFAILP from the coding sequence ATGGCAAACTCAAACGAATTAATCAACGCGTTGCAGCGATTAAAAGAAAAGGAATGGGTCGATCTGACGCATACGTTCGGTCCGGAATCGCCTCATTTTTTCGCTTTTGCCGATGCCCAGTTCACGACCCTATTCAACCATGATGACGGATTTTTTGCACAGAGCTTTACATTTGCCGGACAGTACGGAACGCATTTGGATGCTCCCATTCATTTTGTGCGGAATAGGCGTTATTTGGATGAGCTAGATTTGAAGGAATTGGTCCTGCCTCTGGTCGTGATCGACAAGTCCAAAGAAGCGGAAGCGAACCATGACTATGCGCTCAGCGTAGAAGACATTTTGCAATTTGAAGCGGAGCACGGCACCATCGAGGCAGGCTCCTTCGTGGCGCTGCGAACCGATTGGAGCAAGCGGTGGCCGGAAAAAGACGCCTTCAATAACAAAGATGCCGACGGCCATAACCATGCACCGGGCTGGTCGCTGGCCGCGCTTCAATTTTTATTCCAGGAAAGAAATATCAAGGCGATCGGCCATGAAACGTTCGATACGGACGCGAGCATCGACTATCAAAAGAATGGCGCCCTGTTAGCCGAGTATTACGTGCTGGAGCAAGACGCCTACCAAGTCGAGCTTATGAAGAATCTCGATAAAGTGCCGGCCACAGGCGCCATCATTTTTAACATTGTGCCCAAGC